In the genome of Bacillus sp. S3, one region contains:
- a CDS encoding discoidin domain-containing protein yields the protein MSLFIDAISIFVFFSFWKKSGKELKGKLYFTDGDLLTRWGSQYKNISASEVDNQWIMVELDDSRKIDTVKLSWERARAEKYTLLASKDGNSFEEVYFYPETSGVSRSG from the coding sequence ATGTCATTATTCATTGATGCTATTTCAATTTTTGTCTTTTTCTCCTTTTGGAAAAAATCGGGGAAGGAATTAAAGGGAAAATTATATTTTACCGATGGAGATTTATTAACTAGATGGGGCTCCCAGTATAAAAATATTTCAGCTTCTGAGGTTGATAATCAATGGATTATGGTAGAACTAGATGATTCTCGCAAGATAGATACTGTAAAACTTTCTTGGGAACGAGCCAGAGCGGAAAAATATACATTGCTTGCTTCAAAGGATGGAAATTCATTCGAGGAAGTATATTTTTATCCAGAAACAAGTGGTGTGAGCCGTTCTGGTTAG
- a CDS encoding DinB family protein has translation MFTSVNDFLNEWKQEAAVTQKVLDGLTDQSLNQEVSPGLYSIGSVAWHITGSVYYFPSQVGVTFEIPNLQKETPKSAAEISETYKTVSQRLTQAFSEQVTDAEMNKMVNLFGMDMPVQAVFRLLIQHQAHHRGQLTVLMRQAGLKVPGVYGPSKEEWEAMNAQKS, from the coding sequence ATGTTTACATCAGTAAATGATTTCTTAAACGAATGGAAACAAGAAGCAGCTGTTACCCAGAAAGTGCTGGACGGGCTGACAGATCAATCGTTGAATCAGGAGGTTTCTCCAGGACTTTACAGCATTGGAAGCGTAGCTTGGCACATTACTGGATCCGTTTACTACTTTCCTTCACAGGTAGGAGTAACATTCGAGATTCCTAATCTTCAAAAAGAAACACCTAAATCAGCTGCTGAAATCAGCGAGACCTACAAAACAGTGAGTCAGCGGTTGACACAAGCATTTTCTGAACAGGTAACTGATGCAGAAATGAACAAAATGGTGAATTTATTTGGAATGGACATGCCAGTACAAGCTGTTTTCCGTCTGCTTATTCAACATCAGGCCCATCATCGCGGACAATTGACTGTCCTTATGAGACAAGCTGGCTTGAAGGTTCCTGGTGTATATGGTCCTAGCAAAGAAGAATGGGAAGCAATGAACGCACAAAAGAGCTGA